The sequence GTAGTCGAGGGCGAAAGGAGGTTCGTAGGTGAGAAGCCCCCAGCCGTGCCGTGTCATCGCCAGGTCGAGGACGCGCAGCACGAACGCCTTCTCGGCCGGCCAGTCCGCCGTCCACGGCAGGGAGTTCAGATCGAATCCGTCCGTACCGCGGCCGAGGCGATGTCCGTCCGCGAACAGCAGCACGAGATTGCTCTCCCAGACGGACTCGGCGAGGGCGCACCCGGCCAGGGTGAGCACGTCGAAGAAGACGTCCGTCCCGCCATTGGACAGATACAGATCGCCCCCGGACGTCCCCAGCGCTTCGAAGGTGTTGCCCACGCCTCGTCACCTGTCTCTCGGGGTTGCATGGACGGCCTCGGCTGTTCCGGCGTTCCGCGGATGGCGGGTGAAGCGGGTGGGCCACCACACCTTGGGGCCGATCATCCGGACGAGCGCCGGGACCAGCAGGGACCGCACCACGAGCGTGTCCAGCAGCACGCCGAACGCGACGATGAACGCGATCTGCGCCAGGAACGACAGCGGGATGACGACCAGGGCGGCGAACGTGGCGGCCAGCACGACTCCCGCGGAGGTGATGACGCCGCCGGTCGCCGTCAGGCCGCGGAGCACGCCTTCCCGCACGCCCCAGCGCCGCGTCTCCTCCCGGACCCGCGACATGAGGAAGATGTTGTAGTCGACGCCGAGCGCGACCAGGAACACGAAACCGTAGAGCGGCACCGAGGCGTCCAGGCCGGTGAAGCCGAACAGGTGACGGAACACCAGGGCCGCGACACCGAGCGTGGCGACGTAGTTCAGCGCGACGGTCGCGATGAGCAGGACGGGCAGCGGCAGCGAGCGCAGGAGCAGCACCAGGATGACCAGGATGATCGCCAGAACGACCGGGATGATGACCGTTCGGTCGTGGGCGGCGGTCTTCTGGGTGTCGTACTGCTGGGCCGTGTAGCCGCCGACCAGCGCGTCCGCCCCGGGGACGCCGTGCACGGCGGCGCGCAGGCGCTTGAGGGCGGCCTTCGCGGCGTCGCTGTCGGCGGCCGCCTTCAGCGTCGCGTCGATCCGGACCCGCCCGTCCACGACCTTCGGCGGCCCGCCGGGGCGGCCGGACTCGCCGACGGGCGCGGCGTCCGCGACGCCCTCCGTCCGGACGGCGGCATCGGTGACGGCCTGGGCCCGCGCCGCGTCGGCGATGATGACCGCCGGCTGGCCGGAACCGCCGGGGAAGTGCTCGGAGAGCGTCCGCTGCGCGGCGACCGAGGGCGCGTCATTGGTGAACGTCTCCTCCAGCGGGACGCCGTGGGCGCGCAGCCCCGGGGCGAACGCGGCACAGGCGATGAGGGCGATGCCCGTTCCGGCGACGACGCGGCGCGGGTGCAGGTCGACGAGGTCGGCGACGCGGGCCCAGAGGCCCCTTCCCCCGCGGGCGCCTTCGGCCGGGGGCCGGGGTTTCGCGGGCCAGAACGCGATCCGTCCGAGCACGACGAGGACCGCCGGGAGGAACGTCAGCGCGCTGAGGACGGCGCAGGCGATGCCGATCGCGCCCACCGGCCCGAGGGCCCGGTTGTTGGTGAGGTTGCTGAGCAGCAGCGCGAGCAGGCCGAGCGCGACGGTGGCTCCGCTGGCGACGATCGCGCTGAACGATCCGCGCACCGCCGCCCACCCGGCGGTGAAGCGGTCCCGGCCGGCCGCCGCCTCCTCCCGGAAGCGGGCCGCGAGCAGCAGCGCGTAGTCGGTGGCGGCGCCGATGACCAGGATCGACAGGATGCCCTGGACCTGGCCGTCGACCCGGACGAGGTCGTTCTTGGCCAGCGCGTAGACCACCGCGCACGCCAGGCCCAGCGCGAACACCGCCCCGAGGATGATCACCAGCGGGAGCAGGACGCTGCGGTAGACCAGCAGCAGGATGACCAGGACGGCGATGAGCGCGACGCCCAGCAGCAGCCCGTCGATCCCGGCGAAGGCGTCCGACAGGTCCGCCCGGGTGGCGGCCGGCCCGCTGATCTGCGCCTTCGCCCCGGGGACGGTCTTCGCCGCCGCACGGACCCGGTCCAGCACGGCCGGCAGTTCGTCGTCGAGGTCGGGCCTGAGCGGGACGACGCCCTCCAGCGCCCGGCCGTCGTCCGAGCGCAGGGCCGGCGACGGTGTCCCGAGCGTGCCGGGCGCGCCCCGCAGCCCGGCGAGCGCGCGGGTCGCCGCGTCCCGCTGGGCGTCGGAGACGCGGCCGTTCACCGTCCACACGACGATGGCGGGGACGGTCTCCTTCTCATCGAAGGCCTGCTGCGCCCGCAGGACCCGGGTGGACTCGGCACTGCGCGGCAGGAAGGCCGCCTGGTCGTTGGTGGAGACCTCACCGAGCTTCCCGGCATAGGGGCCGAGGGCGCCGCCGACGGCCAGCCAGACCAGGAGCAGCACTGCCGGGATCGCCCAGCGGATCGGGCGCGGCGGTGTTCGCATCGGTTCCTCCCAGCGAGTTCGACCTGCCGCGGCCATACCCACAAATACCTCAATCATTAACTATCTCAATGATTGAGGTATTGTAATCTGATCGGCATGGCCGAGGGAGCGGAGGAGACGGAGGGTCCCGCCGGCCTCCGGTCGTTCGCCGTCGAGCTGCGCCGGTTGAACTCCGAGTTCAACCGGATCGCGCACGAGTTCGCCCATGCCAGCGGCCTGCACCCGACCGACGTCCAGGCCCTGGTCGCGATCATGGACGCACGGCAGCGCACCCCCGACCGGCCGATGACCCCGGGGCGCCTGCGCGAGGAGCTGAACGTCACCTCCGGCGCGGTCACCGCCTGCCTCGACCGCCTCGAACGCCTCGGCCACATCACCCGGGCGCGCGACCCGGCCGACCGGCGGGTCGTCCATCTGCGGTACGAGCCGTCCGCCATGACCATGGCCCGCGAGTACTTCCGCCCGCTGGCGGAGAGCACCGAGGCGGCGCGGGGCGGGTTCAGCGAGGAGGAACTGCGCCTCATCCTGCGCTTCCTCCGCGCGATGAACGAGGAACTCTCCAAGCTCCGCGCCCGCGGTTCGGGCCGCTAGGCCGACGGCGCGTTCTGGGCGGGACCGAGCAGGTCCCAGCGGTTTCCGGCGAGATCGAGGAAGACGGCGACGCGTCCGTAGGGTTCGGAGCGGGGCCGGGTGACGAACTCCACGCCCGCGATCGTCATGCGTTCGTAGGCGGCGTCGAAGTCCTCCACCCGCAGGAAGAACCCCACGCGCCCCGCGACCTGGTTCCCGACCACGGCGGCCTGGTGCGGGCCGTCCGCGCGGGCGAGCAGGATGCCCGTCCGAGCGCCCGGCGGCCGGACCACCACCCACCGCTTGGGACGGCCGTCGTTGGTGAGCGATGGCGAGTCCTCGACCATGTCGAACCCGAGAGCGCCGGTGAAGAACGCGATGGCGTCGTCGTAGTCGTCCACGACGATCGTGATGAGATCAAGCCGCACCGTCATGAGGGTACGGTGCGGTCGTCCGAGCGATCATGCGGCCACGGAACGAAGCGATACCCGGCATGGACGAGACGCAGGGCAGCCGTACCGCCGTGCTCGTCTGCCAGGCCCGGGCCGTGGCGCACGGCCGTCTGGCCCCGACCGGTTCGACGATCCCACCGCGTCGGTGCTGCTCCGCCCCGAAGAACTCGTCGCGGTGGAGCAGGCCCGCTCGGGCGTGCCTCCCGAGGGCTGGGGACCCCGGCTGGAGTACGAGTTCCTGCGGGCCACGGCCGAGGGGCTGGTGCCCCGCACGGTCGCCATCGACGATGCCGTCAGGGAGCGCACCCACCCGCAGGTCGTGATCCTGGGCGCCGGCCTGGACGGACGGGCGTGGCGGATGCCCGAGCTCGCCGGAACCGCCGTCTTCGAGGTCGACCACCCCCGTTCCCAGCAGGACAAGCGGCAGCGCGCCGCGGCCCTCTCCTCGCCCGCCGGGAAGGTCACCTTCGTGCCCGTCGACTTCACCGCCGACAGGCTCGACGACTCCCTGAAGGCGTCCGGGCACCGGACCGGCCGGCCCACCACCTGGATCTGGCTCGGCCTTCCTCGTATGCCGGGTGACACGCGCACGGCCGGTGGCGCGAAGGAGATGTCGGCGGCCGGTCGCGTGCCCGCCGGCGCGGGCCCCGCCTCCCGACACCGCCGGTCAGGCGTGGGACAGGGCGAACGCCGCCAGGAACCCCACGACGATGATCAATCCGGTGAGCAGGTGCGTGTCCTCGTAGGCCTCGGGGATCATCGTGTCGGCGATCATGGTGAGGATGGCGCCGCCGGCCAGCGCGGTGATGCCGGCCAGGACGTCGGCGGAGGCGTCGCCGAGCACCGTGTAACCGAAGACCGCCGCCAGGGCACTGATCACCGCGATCCCGCTCCACAGCCCGAAGACGTAGCCGCGGCCGCGTCCCGCCCGGCGCATCCCCGAGGCGCTGGAGAGCCCTTCGGGCACGTTGCTGATGAACACCGCGACCACGGTGACCAGGCTGACCGCGCCGCCGCCCAGAAGACTCGTGCCGATCACGATGGATTCGGGGACGCCGTCCAGCAGCGCGCCCAGGGCGATCGCGCTCCCCGATCCGGGGTGCTGCTCCTCCGACGGCTGCTGCCTGCCCGAGCGCTTGCGGTGCCGCGCGCCCCTCCAGGCCAGGACGGTGTCGGCTCCGGCATAGAGCACCGCGCCGATCAGCGCACCGATCACCGTCGGGGTCAGCCCGCCCCGCTCGTTCGCCTCGGCGATCAGGTCGAACGACACCGCCGACAGCAGGACACCGCTGCCGAACGCCATCACGCCCGCCACGATCCGCGCCGGAACCGGCACGAGGAAGCCGGCCAGGGCGCCCATCACCAACGCCGACCCGGCAAGCAGGCCCCACCCTCCGGCCTGCAACGCTCCCTGCACGGCTCTCCCTTCGACCATTACCCGAACGCCGGACGCCATGCCGTCCAACGTGCCGCATCGGCCACCCGGCGGGCTCGGCTGAAACGTCCCGGAGCTCAGACCCGGTCAACGGCGCCGGCCTGGACGGGGGTCACCCGTAGGCGTATTCGTCGACGTCCAGTTCGGCTCTCGTCAGCCGGAGGAACTCCAGCGTCCGGGCGTCGAGGTGCCAGCCCAGCAGCCGGTGCTGACCGGCGAGTTTCTCCAGGCCCTCGACCGGGCCGGTCAGGTCGTCCTCCTCACCCTGCGGATCCTCGAACACCCTGACCACCTGCAGCGTGCCTGCATGGATCTCTCCGTCCGCGCGGTCGAGCTCCGCCACCAGGGCGCCGATGGTCCCGGCGTGCTCGAACAGCCTGTCCACGACCCGCGCGATCTGCTCGTCCACGGTGAGGTGCGGCTTCCGGCAGACGACCCGCCAAACGTGCCTGGCCGGACGGGGCGGGCGCGCATCGCGGCCGCCGCGCACGACCCTCTCGTCCGGATCGATGCCCAACCGCGCCGTGATCTCGTCCGCTGACATCCGTCTCGATTTCACGGCGAAGTAGGCGTACTGGGAGATCCGCACGCGGGCACCCTACCGGCGTCCGGCGCCGGGCTCCGCGGCGGAGCGGGACGGGGCCGGGCGCCGTCGGCTAGTAGGGTCGGCCGCATGCCCGCTCGTACCCACGCCTCGCCCCCCGTGAGAGAGCCCAAGACGCCGCGGATCCCCCGCAGGCTCACGCCCGCCGGGAAGGTCGAGCGGCACATCCGGCATGACGGCAAGTACCTGTCGCTGGAGTACGGCGCGGACACCCTGTCCATGGACGACCCGGACGGTGTCGAGGACGTCGAGTTCGAGCGCTGCCGGTTCACCCAGACCGTCTTCTCCGGGCTGGTCCTGCACCGGGCCGGGCTCGCGGACTGCGCGTTCAGCGACGCGGACCTGGCGAACCTGCGGGCGTTCAACTCCCGGATGTTCAACGTGCAGATCATGAACGCGCGGATGACGGGGATGCAGCTCGCCGAGAGCGGCCTGCGGGACGTGCTGGTCGAGGGATGCCGCGCCGACCTCACCGGCTTCAGGTTCGCGCATCTGCGGGACGTGGTGTTCCGCGACTGCAACCTGACCGAGGCGACGTTCCAGTCCGCCGAGATGACCGGCGTCCGCTTCGAGAACTGCCGGCTCGGCGGCGCCCAGTTCTCCGGGGCCGAGATGAGAACGGTCCGGTTCCGCGGCTGTGACCTGCGCGGCGTCGCCGGCCTGGACTCGTTCCGGGGGGCGATCGTCGCGAGCGGTGACGCGATGACCCTCCTGGACGCGTTCGCCGCGGAACTCGGCATCACCATCGAGGACTGACCGGCCCCGGGCATGCGTCGCGGGAGCTCCACGGGGAAGGCACCTCTTAGGGGGAGCATCATGAGCTATGCGATCAGCGTCCGGCTTCACCGGCCGTACGGCGAGGCCGTCGAGCAGGTGCGCGCGGTCCTGAAGGTCCAGGGCTTCGGCGTGCTGACCGAGATCGACGTGCGGGCCACCCTGCGCGAGAAGCTCGGCGAGACGATGGACGACTACCTCATCCTGGGAGCCTGCAACCCCCGGCTCGCGCACCGGGCACTCGGCGTCGACCAGCGGATCGGCCCGCTGCTGCCCTGCAACGTGGTGGTGCGCGCCGACGGCGACGACACCGTCGTGGAGGCGTTGGACCCGCAGGTCATGGTCTCGGTCAGCGACCGTCCCGACCTGGAGCCGGTCGCCGACGAGGTGGCGGAGCGGCTCGCCACCGCGCTGAGGCGGCTGGACGCCTGATCCCGGCGCCGCGCTCAGCGGTCGGGGAACTCCATCTCGGCGGCCTCGTCGGCGGCGAGCAGGAAGTACCCGAGGAACGTCACGCCGTCCTCCCCGGCGTCGAAGCGCGCGATGCGGGCGCCCTCGGGCTCGTGGAACACGTCACCGGGGCCGAGGACGGCCGCCGCTTCGCCTTCGATCTGGTAGACGGCCGAACCGGTCTCGATGCTGCCGAACACCGGCCCGTTGTGCACGTGCAACCCGGCCGCGTGGCCGGGCGCGATGGTGATGCGCCGGACCTCGACCCGGTGCGTGCTGCGGGGTCGCGACAGCGGCTGGTCGAGCACCACCGTACGGGTGACCTGCGGGACGTCCTCCGCGAGGCCGCCGTGGTACTCACTGTCGCCGACCGGCTCCCCGGCCTCGGCGGAAGTACCGTCGTCCGGTATCGGCTCGATGGCCAGATGCGTCATCGGGACGGCGGGTGCGGCTCCATGCCAGTGCCACTCGCCGGGCGCGATGCGCACGATGTCGCCGGCCCGGATCGTCTCGACCGGCCCACCACGGCGCTGCACACGCCCGGCGCCCTTGGTGACGACGAGCACCTGTCCGAGCGGGTGCCGGTGCCACACGGTGCGGCTTCCGGGGGCGAAGCGCACGCTGTCGCCCTGCGTCCGTGCCCCGGGTTCGGCCACCGGCGCGATCCAGGCCTCACCGGTGAACCATTCCGCCGGGGCGGCGGTGCCGCCGACGGGTCCACGGGTTATCTGCATGCGTTTCTCCAAGGTCAGCGGACGGTGCGCGCGTCGAGCAGCGCGAGGATTCCTTCGATCGCCTGGTCGAAGGGCTCCGGGGAGTCGGCGGCGCGTGCGAGGACGTAGCCGCCCTGGAGTGCGGCGACGATCGCGGCCGCAGTGGACGCAGGTGCCACCGAAGACTCCAGTTCTCCGCGATCCACCCCTTCCTGCACCACCGCCGCCAGTCGGGCTCGCAGCCAGGCGAAGGTCTCCTCGACAGGTTCGCGCAGCGTGGGCGTGGCGATGACGTCGGGGTCCTGAGTCAGCCGGCCCATGGGGCAACCCCGCAGGACGTCCCGTTCCCGGTGCAGGTAGGCGGCGATGCGCTCGACGGCCGCACCCGGCTCGGACAGCTGGACGTCGATGGCGGCCCGCATCTCCTCGGCGGTGCGGTCGATGGCGGCGCGAGCGAGTTCCTCCTTGCCCGCGAAGTGGTGGTACATGCTGCCCTGACCGGCCTCGGCCCGCTGCTGGATCGTCTTGGGGCTGGTCCCCACGTACCCGCGCTCCCACAGCAACTCGCGCGCACTCTCCACCAGCCGTTCTCTCGCACTCACCCCGCCAGTGTACATACCAATAGGTACAGAGGCGAGCCCGCGTCGACGTTCCCTCCCCAATGACCACCTCGCGTGGGCCCTCGCCGTCGACATGCCCCGCGGCGCCAGGCCCGGGCCGCTGATCGAGGGCTACGGCGCGGAGGCCGTCGACCGCGAGGCACTCCTCCCGCGTCGCGACGGCACTGGACGCTTGTTGATTATCCGCCAATAGTGCGCGGGGACCATGACGTCGCGAACCCGCCAGACCTGCGCGGGCGACGCCTGTTGAGTGGGCGATCACCACCACTGCCCCTCACAGGACGGAACCGATGTCCACAGCGACCTCTTTGACCGAAGACTCCTCCGCGTCGAGGCGGTCGGCGGTGGCCAACTGGCCGGCGGTGCTCTCGGTGATGATGGGGATCTTCGCGATCGTCACCACCGAGATCCTGCCGATCGGGCTGCTGACGTCCATCGGCTCCGGCTTCACCGTCTCCGACGGGACGGCCGGGCTGATGATGACCATGCCCGGATACCTGGCGGCGGCCGCCGCGCCCACGGTCACCGTCGCGACGGCGCGGATCGACCGGCGGCTCATGCTGTGCGCCTGCATGTTCCTGCTGGCGTCGGCGAACTTCATCGCCGCCGCCGCCCCGGCGTACTGGGCGATGCTCGTGTCACGCGTCCTCGTCGGCGCGGTCATCGGCGGCTTCTGGTCGATCGGGGCGGGCCTGGCCGACCGGCTGGTCCCGGCACACGCGACGCGCCGGGCGACCGCGGTCGTCTTCTCGGCCGTCCCGCTGGGATCGGTCCTCGGCGTGCCGCTCGGGACGCTGATCGGAGATCTCGCGGGGTGGCGGACCAGTTTCGCGGTGATGGGCCTGCTGTCGGTGGCGGTGCTCATCGCGCTCGCCGTGCTGGTCCCCCCGCTGCCCGCTGAGAGGGCCACCCGCATCACCGCGCTGCGCACCATGATGCGGGGCCTCGACACCCGGTTCGCGCTCTTGGTGACCGTCCTGGTCGTCCTCGCGC is a genomic window of Actinomadura citrea containing:
- a CDS encoding MMPL family transporter; translated protein: MRTPPRPIRWAIPAVLLLVWLAVGGALGPYAGKLGEVSTNDQAAFLPRSAESTRVLRAQQAFDEKETVPAIVVWTVNGRVSDAQRDAATRALAGLRGAPGTLGTPSPALRSDDGRALEGVVPLRPDLDDELPAVLDRVRAAAKTVPGAKAQISGPAATRADLSDAFAGIDGLLLGVALIAVLVILLLVYRSVLLPLVIILGAVFALGLACAVVYALAKNDLVRVDGQVQGILSILVIGAATDYALLLAARFREEAAAGRDRFTAGWAAVRGSFSAIVASGATVALGLLALLLSNLTNNRALGPVGAIGIACAVLSALTFLPAVLVVLGRIAFWPAKPRPPAEGARGGRGLWARVADLVDLHPRRVVAGTGIALIACAAFAPGLRAHGVPLEETFTNDAPSVAAQRTLSEHFPGGSGQPAVIIADAARAQAVTDAAVRTEGVADAAPVGESGRPGGPPKVVDGRVRIDATLKAAADSDAAKAALKRLRAAVHGVPGADALVGGYTAQQYDTQKTAAHDRTVIIPVVLAIILVILVLLLRSLPLPVLLIATVALNYVATLGVAALVFRHLFGFTGLDASVPLYGFVFLVALGVDYNIFLMSRVREETRRWGVREGVLRGLTATGGVITSAGVVLAATFAALVVIPLSFLAQIAFIVAFGVLLDTLVVRSLLVPALVRMIGPKVWWPTRFTRHPRNAGTAEAVHATPRDR
- a CDS encoding MarR family winged helix-turn-helix transcriptional regulator → MAEGAEETEGPAGLRSFAVELRRLNSEFNRIAHEFAHASGLHPTDVQALVAIMDARQRTPDRPMTPGRLREELNVTSGAVTACLDRLERLGHITRARDPADRRVVHLRYEPSAMTMAREYFRPLAESTEAARGGFSEEELRLILRFLRAMNEELSKLRARGSGR
- a CDS encoding VOC family protein, translated to MRLDLITIVVDDYDDAIAFFTGALGFDMVEDSPSLTNDGRPKRWVVVRPPGARTGILLARADGPHQAAVVGNQVAGRVGFFLRVEDFDAAYERMTIAGVEFVTRPRSEPYGRVAVFLDLAGNRWDLLGPAQNAPSA
- a CDS encoding ZIP family metal transporter; amino-acid sequence: MQGALQAGGWGLLAGSALVMGALAGFLVPVPARIVAGVMAFGSGVLLSAVSFDLIAEANERGGLTPTVIGALIGAVLYAGADTVLAWRGARHRKRSGRQQPSEEQHPGSGSAIALGALLDGVPESIVIGTSLLGGGAVSLVTVVAVFISNVPEGLSSASGMRRAGRGRGYVFGLWSGIAVISALAAVFGYTVLGDASADVLAGITALAGGAILTMIADTMIPEAYEDTHLLTGLIIVVGFLAAFALSHA
- a CDS encoding DUF4279 domain-containing protein; translated protein: MRISQYAYFAVKSRRMSADEITARLGIDPDERVVRGGRDARPPRPARHVWRVVCRKPHLTVDEQIARVVDRLFEHAGTIGALVAELDRADGEIHAGTLQVVRVFEDPQGEEDDLTGPVEGLEKLAGQHRLLGWHLDARTLEFLRLTRAELDVDEYAYG
- a CDS encoding pentapeptide repeat-containing protein — protein: MPARTHASPPVREPKTPRIPRRLTPAGKVERHIRHDGKYLSLEYGADTLSMDDPDGVEDVEFERCRFTQTVFSGLVLHRAGLADCAFSDADLANLRAFNSRMFNVQIMNARMTGMQLAESGLRDVLVEGCRADLTGFRFAHLRDVVFRDCNLTEATFQSAEMTGVRFENCRLGGAQFSGAEMRTVRFRGCDLRGVAGLDSFRGAIVASGDAMTLLDAFAAELGITIED
- a CDS encoding DUF302 domain-containing protein; translation: MSYAISVRLHRPYGEAVEQVRAVLKVQGFGVLTEIDVRATLREKLGETMDDYLILGACNPRLAHRALGVDQRIGPLLPCNVVVRADGDDTVVEALDPQVMVSVSDRPDLEPVADEVAERLATALRRLDA
- a CDS encoding cupin domain-containing protein: MQITRGPVGGTAAPAEWFTGEAWIAPVAEPGARTQGDSVRFAPGSRTVWHRHPLGQVLVVTKGAGRVQRRGGPVETIRAGDIVRIAPGEWHWHGAAPAVPMTHLAIEPIPDDGTSAEAGEPVGDSEYHGGLAEDVPQVTRTVVLDQPLSRPRSTHRVEVRRITIAPGHAAGLHVHNGPVFGSIETGSAVYQIEGEAAAVLGPGDVFHEPEGARIARFDAGEDGVTFLGYFLLAADEAAEMEFPDR
- a CDS encoding TetR/AcrR family transcriptional regulator, with the protein product MSARERLVESARELLWERGYVGTSPKTIQQRAEAGQGSMYHHFAGKEELARAAIDRTAEEMRAAIDVQLSEPGAAVERIAAYLHRERDVLRGCPMGRLTQDPDVIATPTLREPVEETFAWLRARLAAVVQEGVDRGELESSVAPASTAAAIVAALQGGYVLARAADSPEPFDQAIEGILALLDARTVR
- a CDS encoding MFS transporter, which encodes MGIFAIVTTEILPIGLLTSIGSGFTVSDGTAGLMMTMPGYLAAAAAPTVTVATARIDRRLMLCACMFLLASANFIAAAAPAYWAMLVSRVLVGAVIGGFWSIGAGLADRLVPAHATRRATAVVFSAVPLGSVLGVPLGTLIGDLAGWRTSFAVMGLLSVAVLIALAVLVPPLPAERATRITALRTMMRGLDTRFALLVTVLVVLAHFGAYTYVTPFLERVTHVSSGLITVFLLAYGVAGVLGNFLAGTALARHPHATFAVAGGLIAFATLALPLLGRWDPAAIALLVLWGAGYGAVPVCSQTWFARAAPDAPEAASVLFTASFQATLSTGALLGGVVMDRTSPSTVMILGGAAAIVMVVTVVSRA